The proteins below come from a single Plasmodium vivax scf_6655 genomic scaffold, whole genome shotgun sequence genomic window:
- a CDS encoding variable surface protein Vir17, putative (encoded by transcript PVX_019160A), translated as MSYEEYTRLFELNKLIKKLDDTKYENCHELTLDFSRLVNETHKETLKNICCNLELGYTYLTARGGKTLTDLCKYLNLWLNKKKRTHVNSGITEGEWQTVENLWITLMQRQTTDHKCERKPEEKSISEYSKRLDLMSYCINRDYFKRLCQSPVGSDDYKAQKCKGFSDYTHDNYKKLIKDVKCIDKKSDNNDYKYYISDDCTLYDIPRTFPKCEAHSPTFVENDNSKTNIMCETTEQVESGGTESSENLAEHTERNGALDNHPDIPDDPAKRPETPRGPVKLPEATGASEDLTELYLPSPTNVNSIDNGTSKSIYYAGLSALGVFFTSMVLYKYTPLGSFIRSLVSKKEKLRQTTNKHLAQQWLQRTSEYMDPNSENAHYNFPYHNIQNEFPHNR; from the exons atgtcatac GAGGAATACACAAGATTATTcgaattaaataaattaatcaaaaaattggatgacacaaaatatgaaaattgcCATGAACTAACTTTGGATTTTTCCCGATTAGTGAATGAAACACACAAagaaacattaaaaaatatttgttgcAATCTTGAATTAGGTTACACATATTTAACTGCACGCGGTGGAAAAACCTTAACTGATTTGTGTAAGTATTTAAATCTCTggctaaataaaaaaaagagaacacATGTCAATTCTGGAATTACTGAAGGAGAATGGCAGACTGTTGAAAATTTGTGGATAACATTAATGCAAAGACAGACTACTGATCATAAATGTGAAAGAAAACCCGAAGAAAAGAGTATATCCGAATATAGTAAGCGCTTAGATTTGATGTCTTACTGTATAAATAgagattattttaaaaggttATGTCAATCTCCTGTAGGATCCGATGATTATaaagcgcaaaaatgtaaaggatTTTCCGACTATACAcatgataattataaaaaattgattaaaGACGTAAAATGcattgataaaaaaagtgacaacAATGATTATAAATACTACATTTCTGATGATTGTACTCTATATGATATTCCTAGAACATTTCCTAAATGCGAAGCACATAGTCCAACTTTTGTAGAGAATGATAATTCTAAAACGAATATAATGTGCGAAACTACTGAACAAGTAGAAAGTGGTGGCACTGAATCAAGTGAAAATCTCGCTGAACATACTGAAAGAAACGGTGCTCTAGATAATCATCCTGACATACCTGATGATCCCGCTAAACGACCAGAAACACCTCGTGGTCCCGTTAAACTTCCTGAGGCAACTGGTGCTTCCGAAGACCTTACTGAATTATATCTCCCATCACCGACAAACGTAAATTCAATCGATAACGGAACATCGAAATCTATCTACTATGCTGGATTATCAGCATTAGgagtttttttcacttccatGGTTTtgtataaa TACACACCCCTTGGATCGTTCATCCGTTCTTTAGtaagtaaaaaggaaaaattaaggcAAACTACTAATAAACATTTAGCTCAACAGTGGCTGCAAAGAACATCAGAATATATGGATCCTAATTCAGAAAATGcccattataattttccttatcaTAATATTCAAAATGAATTTCCTCATAATCGTTAA